In the genome of Syntrophomonadaceae bacterium, one region contains:
- a CDS encoding copper amine oxidase: MKKSAFFMLATLLLAFALSLSAPPSHQATASPPLITVLLDGRPVPFDVPPQIINGRTLVPFRLLAEAINISVNWNDVTRTISASDGTTRIILKIDDKTAQVNDLPIQLDAPPVILDGRTLIPLRFFSEAFGCRVEWDGTTYTISIASPPRPMNVIGFYALGAGVASSWLDLFGLPFPEISPGNTDMVRELALGWYSIDEQGNLLTRSPRNAWRRPPGWETVLAKAEEFGFRTEMVVHETNRGGLLTAFLNDEQAVSRAVAAILQAAARYHGVNLNLEELGPYATGETQRQIRDSLTRFVAMLMPPLREAGKTLTLTIHPPNSSFRGYDYAALGQLADRIIIMAHDYGPKPEPLNRVVQAVEMALAAVPAEKLVLAISAPSETAESILPKIGVAKRYRLQGISLWRLGLVTNEMWTAIRQTISRR; the protein is encoded by the coding sequence ATGAAAAAATCAGCATTTTTTATGTTAGCGACGCTTCTGCTTGCGTTCGCCCTATCCCTGTCCGCGCCGCCATCCCATCAGGCGACGGCCAGTCCGCCGCTGATTACCGTTTTGTTGGACGGCAGGCCGGTGCCCTTTGATGTACCGCCGCAGATTATCAACGGGCGAACACTGGTCCCTTTTCGCTTGCTGGCAGAGGCGATAAATATCAGCGTAAACTGGAACGACGTTACCCGCACCATCTCCGCCAGCGACGGCACGACAAGGATTATCCTTAAAATCGACGATAAAACCGCACAGGTAAATGATCTGCCTATCCAGCTTGATGCGCCCCCCGTGATCTTAGACGGCCGCACTCTCATTCCATTAAGGTTTTTCAGCGAAGCCTTCGGCTGCCGGGTAGAGTGGGACGGTACTACTTACACCATAAGCATCGCCTCCCCGCCTCGCCCCATGAACGTCATCGGCTTCTATGCCCTTGGCGCGGGCGTGGCCAGTAGCTGGCTCGACCTTTTTGGCCTTCCTTTTCCTGAAATCTCCCCAGGCAACACGGACATGGTAAGAGAACTGGCCTTGGGCTGGTATTCAATTGACGAGCAAGGAAATCTTCTGACCCGCAGTCCCCGTAACGCGTGGCGGCGGCCTCCCGGCTGGGAAACGGTGCTGGCCAAAGCCGAAGAGTTCGGGTTCAGGACGGAGATGGTCGTCCACGAGACTAACCGGGGCGGACTGCTCACCGCTTTTCTTAACGATGAACAGGCCGTGTCTCGCGCGGTTGCCGCCATTTTGCAGGCAGCCGCACGATATCACGGCGTTAATTTAAACCTGGAAGAGCTGGGCCCGTATGCTACTGGAGAAACCCAGCGCCAGATTCGTGACAGCCTCACCCGCTTTGTCGCCATGCTGATGCCGCCGCTGCGGGAGGCCGGAAAAACCCTGACCCTCACCATTCATCCGCCGAACAGCTCCTTCCGGGGCTATGATTATGCCGCCCTCGGCCAATTGGCCGACCGCATTATAATTATGGCCCACGATTACGGCCCAAAGCCCGAACCGCTTAACCGGGTGGTGCAGGCGGTGGAAATGGCTCTGGCCGCTGTTCCAGCGGAAAAGCTTGTCCTGGCCATCTCTGCCCCGAGCGAAACTGCGGAAAGCATCCTTCCCAAAATCGGGGTCGCCAAGCGTTATCGACTGCAAGGCATCTCCCTTTGGCGGCTGGGGCTGGTCACAAACGAAATGTGGACGGCAATCAGGCAAACAATCAGCAGGAGATAA
- a CDS encoding DUF502 domain-containing protein, whose product MKSLRKFFLAGFVVLLPLIITVYVLITIFRLMDGLLGGVIRAVVGHPLPGLGVLLTIGLVLLAGMIATNVIGKKLIAFMEHFLNRIPLVKSIYGAIKQIIDAFSMQTSNAFQRVALVEYPRNGIYAVGFVTGNGMGEVQEKTAEDVINIFVPTTPNPTSGMLVLVPKKDVIFLEMTVEDGLKLIISGGVVTPKYNGQSSCSVSPQKVITDGQPI is encoded by the coding sequence ATGAAGAGTCTGCGCAAATTCTTTCTTGCCGGTTTTGTGGTTCTATTGCCGCTAATTATCACCGTATACGTGCTGATAACTATCTTCCGCTTGATGGATGGCCTGTTGGGAGGCGTTATCAGAGCCGTCGTGGGGCACCCATTGCCGGGGTTGGGGGTGCTCCTGACCATTGGACTTGTGTTACTAGCCGGGATGATTGCTACTAATGTAATCGGAAAAAAGCTCATCGCTTTTATGGAGCATTTTCTTAACAGGATTCCCCTGGTTAAGTCTATTTATGGCGCTATCAAGCAAATTATAGATGCCTTTTCCATGCAGACCAGCAACGCTTTCCAGCGGGTCGCCCTGGTGGAGTATCCTCGCAATGGAATATATGCCGTCGGTTTTGTCACCGGGAACGGAATGGGAGAGGTGCAAGAAAAAACCGCTGAAGATGTGATCAATATATTTGTCCCTACTACGCCCAATCCCACCTCCGGAATGCTGGTCTTAGTTCCCAAAAAAGACGTGATTTTTTTGGAGATGACAGTAGAAGATGGGCTCAAACTGATTATTTCCGGAGGCGTGGTGACTCCCAAATATAATGGGCAGTCAAGTTGCAGTGTTTCTCCGCAAAAGGTTATCACAGATGGGCAACCGATCTAA
- a CDS encoding Fic family protein, whose product MKQRLLERLQEEKEMKLKGGLYHQTQVKLAFNSNRIEGSRLSEDQTRYIYETNTVNMEPDEAVNVDDIIETVNHFSCFDYMLAHADEELTEDMIKEFHRLLKRNTSDERKEWFRIGDYKVRPNVVGDMKTTDPSKVGIEIQKLLAYYHQKNAITIEDVVDFHYRFESIHPFQDGNGRVGRIIMFKECLKNDILPFIIDHEHKLFYYRGLKEYKSEKGFLMGTCLSSQDQYEAMVSYFYPDLTQSGPEMNQSL is encoded by the coding sequence ATGAAGCAGAGATTGCTGGAACGATTGCAGGAAGAAAAAGAGATGAAGCTTAAAGGCGGTCTGTACCATCAAACTCAGGTCAAACTCGCTTTCAATTCGAACCGGATCGAAGGCAGTCGACTGTCGGAGGATCAGACCCGGTATATTTATGAGACAAACACCGTCAACATGGAACCGGATGAAGCGGTAAATGTTGACGATATTATTGAAACAGTAAATCATTTTTCCTGCTTTGATTACATGCTTGCCCATGCGGACGAGGAACTGACGGAGGATATGATTAAAGAATTCCACCGGCTTCTTAAAAGAAATACTTCCGATGAACGCAAAGAGTGGTTTCGTATCGGAGATTACAAAGTCAGGCCTAACGTAGTCGGTGATATGAAAACAACTGATCCGTCAAAGGTTGGAATAGAAATTCAAAAACTGCTTGCCTATTACCATCAAAAAAATGCTATAACAATTGAGGATGTCGTGGATTTCCATTACAGGTTCGAAAGCATCCATCCTTTTCAGGACGGTAATGGCCGAGTAGGGCGGATCATTATGTTTAAAGAATGCCTTAAAAATGATATCCTTCCTTTTATCATTGACCATGAGCATAAGCTGTTTTACTACCGTGGTCTGAAGGAGTATAAATCAGAAAAGGGATTTCTTATGGGTACCTGCCTATCATCGCAGGATCAATACGAAGCGATGGTCTCGTACTTTTATCCAGACCTAACGCAATCCGGGCCCGAAATGAATCAGTCCCTATAG
- a CDS encoding AzlC family ABC transporter permease, producing MRQQYLAGMASAVPIVMGYFPIGFAYGVLAKGAGLTIYETGLMSLMVYAGASQFIAVGLLAINASFATIILTTFLVNLRHLLMGAALAPYFTKVKSSCLAVLAYGITDETFAVASARYAKQAAHPAFQLGLNLTTYGAWFFASIIGATAGGFLPASARFALDFALPAMYIALLVLQLSNKPAYLAALAGGAVSVLLAWSMPGNWNIIIAALVAATAGVWSEKWIKS from the coding sequence ATGAGACAGCAGTATTTAGCTGGTATGGCAAGCGCTGTGCCCATTGTGATGGGATACTTCCCGATTGGATTTGCCTATGGGGTTTTGGCAAAGGGGGCAGGACTTACCATCTATGAGACAGGTTTAATGTCTTTAATGGTCTATGCCGGTGCCAGCCAGTTTATCGCTGTGGGCCTTTTGGCAATAAATGCCTCGTTTGCAACCATTATTTTAACCACCTTTTTGGTCAACCTGCGGCATCTGTTGATGGGTGCTGCCCTGGCCCCCTATTTCACAAAAGTTAAATCTTCCTGCCTGGCTGTCCTGGCTTATGGGATTACAGACGAAACTTTTGCCGTGGCCAGTGCCCGTTATGCCAAACAAGCAGCACATCCTGCCTTTCAGCTGGGATTAAACCTGACAACCTATGGGGCCTGGTTTTTTGCATCAATTATCGGCGCAACTGCTGGCGGCTTCCTGCCGGCATCTGCCCGGTTTGCCCTGGACTTCGCCCTGCCTGCCATGTATATTGCTCTTTTAGTGCTTCAGCTAAGCAATAAACCAGCCTACCTGGCAGCCTTGGCTGGCGGTGCGGTATCAGTTTTGTTGGCATGGTCCATGCCGGGAAACTGGAATATCATCATTGCTGCCCTGGTTGCGGCTACTGCGGGGGTATGGAGTGAAAAATGGATAAAGAGCTGA
- a CDS encoding metallopeptidase family protein: MTKPSFEKFADMLDQAANRIPPRFCRDLTGGFNLQKGKKRDGDYWIMGEYIEDDLLGCFIVFYYGSFVEVLKNEPMEAWEAEIAETLLHELQHHLEARAGIDDLARAEKEELEKALQGK; the protein is encoded by the coding sequence ATGACCAAGCCCTCTTTTGAAAAGTTTGCCGATATGCTGGATCAGGCAGCGAATCGTATCCCGCCTCGTTTTTGCAGGGATTTAACGGGTGGATTTAATCTTCAAAAGGGCAAAAAGCGAGACGGTGATTACTGGATCATGGGGGAATACATTGAGGATGACCTTCTGGGCTGTTTTATTGTATTTTATTACGGTTCTTTTGTGGAAGTGCTGAAAAATGAGCCGATGGAAGCCTGGGAAGCGGAGATTGCGGAAACATTACTCCACGAATTGCAGCATCACTTGGAAGCCCGGGCCGGTATTGATGACTTAGCCCGTGCTGAAAAGGAAGAACTGGAGAAAGCCTTGCAGGGAAAATAG
- a CDS encoding DNA adenine methylase codes for MQINTISLFDGNRPRPPVKWAGGKGQLIPQFAPLFPKQKFNLYIETFVGGGAVFFHLLPLKAIIIDNNPELINFYTIVRDKLQALLADLEKHQNNEEYFYSIRALDPDKLDAVCRASRFLYLNKTGYNGLWRVNKKGKYNVPFGQYKNPKIADKENLQQVSRVLQQTEIILGDFSKALDFILPGTFVYLDPPYHPLSESANFTSYTASSFGAYDQRRLAEVFKQLDERGCLVMLSNSDTLFIWELYKGYDIKIVNARRAINCSAEKRGPIPELVIRNYF; via the coding sequence ATGCAAATTAACACGATAAGTCTATTTGATGGAAATAGACCAAGGCCGCCGGTCAAATGGGCAGGTGGCAAAGGACAGCTCATACCTCAATTTGCCCCTCTGTTTCCAAAGCAGAAATTCAATTTATATATCGAAACATTTGTGGGCGGCGGAGCCGTATTTTTTCACCTGCTACCTTTGAAAGCTATAATTATAGACAATAACCCGGAACTAATTAATTTTTACACTATTGTGAGGGACAAGCTGCAAGCTCTTCTCGCAGACCTGGAAAAACATCAAAATAATGAGGAATATTTCTATAGTATACGCGCCCTTGATCCAGATAAATTGGACGCTGTGTGCCGGGCATCCAGATTTCTCTACCTCAATAAAACAGGATACAATGGCCTTTGGCGAGTTAACAAAAAAGGGAAATATAATGTACCTTTTGGGCAATACAAAAACCCTAAGATAGCAGATAAAGAAAATCTCCAGCAAGTAAGCAGGGTTTTGCAACAAACAGAAATTATCCTGGGTGATTTCAGTAAAGCTTTAGATTTTATCTTACCAGGTACTTTTGTATACCTTGATCCGCCTTATCACCCACTTTCTGAATCGGCTAATTTCACTAGTTATACCGCTAGTTCTTTCGGAGCGTATGATCAGCGAAGATTAGCTGAGGTATTCAAACAGCTGGATGAAAGAGGCTGTTTGGTTATGTTAAGTAATTCTGATACACTATTTATTTGGGAACTTTATAAAGGTTACGATATCAAGATTGTCAACGCCAGAAGAGCAATTAACTGTAGCGCAGAAAAACGGGGACCAATACCGGAGCTTGTTATTAGAAACTATTTTTGA
- the hemG gene encoding protoporphyrinogen oxidase, which translates to MNKEAVIIGGGITGLAAALALQGKADYMLLEKDSRLGGKILTEKAEGFIIEGGPDCFLSEKPWVAQLAASLGISHRLLGTNEEQKGTFVLSKGRLHRLPEGLMLLVPTQIWPFVINPLISWPGKLRMALDLFLPPKKGGGDESLASFVRRRLGQEALDKIAGPLIGGIHAGDPDTMSLQASFPRFLNMEQNYGSITKAMLAARKHKAVPQATQDAGVAKTYFMSFRDGLGELTAAVIARLDQERLKTGAPVKSIASSQEEGKRIYVVELENGTQVRSPALILAIPAGAAALLVRDLDPEMSAALKQMPAVSSATVSLAFKAADIPRKLEGFGFVVPAGENRKIMAVTYSSLKWAGRVPDASFVLLRVFVGGAHQEQLAQLDDGAILKLVGQELHDILAIKTSPLFARIYRWIKGMPQYTLGHLDRMSLIEQRAGQLPGFYLAGGSYRGVGIGDCINGGTKAAEGALQYLQENKFNPK; encoded by the coding sequence ATGAATAAGGAAGCTGTAATTATCGGCGGTGGCATAACAGGCCTGGCAGCGGCCCTTGCCCTGCAGGGCAAAGCTGATTACATGCTGCTGGAAAAAGACAGCCGCTTGGGCGGAAAAATTCTGACTGAAAAAGCGGAAGGGTTTATAATTGAAGGCGGTCCGGACTGTTTTTTATCGGAAAAACCGTGGGTGGCCCAACTGGCGGCCTCCTTGGGGATCAGTCACCGGCTTTTAGGGACCAACGAAGAGCAAAAAGGGACCTTTGTTCTATCCAAAGGCAGGTTGCACCGTTTGCCGGAGGGGCTGATGCTTTTAGTGCCGACCCAAATCTGGCCTTTTGTTATCAATCCGTTGATCTCCTGGCCTGGGAAACTAAGAATGGCTCTTGATCTCTTCCTGCCCCCCAAAAAAGGAGGCGGGGACGAAAGCCTGGCCAGCTTTGTGCGCCGCCGCTTGGGCCAGGAGGCCCTGGATAAAATTGCCGGCCCGCTAATTGGCGGCATCCACGCTGGTGATCCGGATACAATGAGCCTGCAGGCCAGCTTTCCCCGCTTTTTAAATATGGAACAGAACTACGGCAGCATAACTAAGGCCATGCTGGCTGCCCGCAAACATAAGGCTGTTCCTCAGGCTACCCAGGATGCCGGAGTGGCTAAAACATATTTTATGAGCTTTCGGGATGGTTTGGGGGAATTGACCGCCGCGGTCATTGCGCGGCTGGATCAGGAACGGCTGAAAACCGGCGCCCCTGTTAAGTCGATTGCCTCCTCCCAGGAAGAAGGCAAGCGGATATATGTTGTGGAACTTGAAAACGGAACCCAAGTCAGATCTCCTGCTCTTATCCTGGCAATCCCGGCAGGTGCGGCTGCCTTGCTGGTAAGGGATTTGGACCCGGAGATGTCGGCTGCCCTAAAACAGATGCCGGCAGTTTCTTCTGCCACTGTTTCCCTGGCCTTTAAAGCCGCGGACATCCCTCGCAAGCTGGAAGGCTTTGGCTTTGTAGTCCCGGCGGGGGAAAACAGGAAAATAATGGCGGTTACCTATAGCTCCCTGAAGTGGGCCGGCCGCGTGCCGGATGCCAGTTTTGTGCTGTTACGGGTTTTTGTGGGGGGAGCCCACCAGGAGCAACTGGCCCAGCTGGACGATGGGGCCATATTAAAGCTAGTAGGCCAGGAATTACATGATATTCTTGCCATTAAAACTTCCCCCCTTTTTGCCCGGATTTACAGGTGGATAAAAGGAATGCCCCAGTATACCTTGGGTCACCTGGACAGGATGTCCTTGATCGAACAGCGGGCAGGCCAACTGCCTGGCTTTTACCTGGCTGGCGGGTCTTACCGGGGTGTAGGCATCGGAGACTGCATTAACGGCGGCACGAAGGCGGCGGAAGGGGCTTTACAGTACCTGCAGGAGAATAAATTCAATCCGAAATAA
- a CDS encoding methyl-accepting chemotaxis protein, producing the protein MIRQLYSRFSGLKISSKIMILAAIMLIFMFSNGIRATTTMGKLNQETEIIYHDRLEPIKILADIRQMAALNAIDMAEHLIATSPAEMQRLEENIRMRAEAANQGISAYKKTKMTEAESQMMMQLEGYLAKYRPLRSEMLRLSRDNLKDEAKAAYALTVVYRDKTFGSIEDLIALKQELSAKTMAAAREDYAQAKTEFAFFLVIAIIASIIIVFFISRMITRPLKALDHAARQVADGHLGIEWDISGKGKDEIGSLSVSFGKMLQSLRYVVHQIHGITSSVAASAEELTASSEQAAEISTHMAHGTQEVARGSVRQNDMVQEALAAIEQSSAATEQIAAAAQMVAASAKEVNSKAGEGSKAMSRTKTEMEQIAVSTGKMTAVVKDLASNSQAIGQIADMIGDIADQTNLLALNAAIEAARAGDHGSGFAVVAEEVRKLAEQSKEATKKITLLIRQIQTGTDSVVLSAKENSRLVEGGSIVIANGTQAFQDIREGIEGIAEQIAEVSRSVMELAKGNEGMLVSVSAIGDAAKKASAACQEMASGAEEQAASAQEIAASAEALAKLGQEMQNVVGQFRE; encoded by the coding sequence TTGATAAGGCAGCTTTACAGCAGGTTTTCAGGCCTGAAAATTTCAAGCAAAATCATGATCTTGGCCGCTATCATGCTTATCTTTATGTTTAGCAACGGGATAAGGGCCACCACTACCATGGGAAAATTGAATCAAGAAACCGAGATTATATACCATGATCGGCTTGAGCCAATAAAGATATTGGCAGATATCCGGCAAATGGCCGCCCTGAACGCCATCGACATGGCTGAGCATCTGATTGCCACAAGTCCGGCGGAAATGCAAAGGCTGGAAGAAAATATCCGCATGCGGGCCGAAGCTGCCAATCAAGGAATATCGGCTTACAAAAAAACCAAAATGACAGAAGCCGAAAGCCAGATGATGATGCAGCTTGAGGGCTATCTTGCAAAGTATCGTCCGCTTAGAAGCGAAATGCTGCGGTTAAGCCGCGACAATCTAAAAGATGAGGCTAAGGCGGCGTATGCCTTAACGGTTGTTTATCGGGATAAGACATTTGGCAGCATTGAAGATTTAATTGCTTTAAAGCAAGAACTTTCCGCAAAAACAATGGCAGCAGCACGGGAAGATTACGCCCAGGCCAAAACGGAGTTTGCATTCTTTCTGGTTATCGCTATTATTGCCAGCATAATCATTGTTTTCTTTATCAGTCGCATGATAACCCGTCCGCTTAAAGCGCTGGATCACGCTGCCAGGCAGGTGGCCGATGGGCATCTTGGCATCGAGTGGGACATCTCCGGCAAGGGCAAAGATGAAATCGGCTCGCTTTCGGTTTCTTTTGGTAAAATGCTGCAAAGCCTTCGTTATGTAGTACATCAGATCCATGGTATAACATCCAGTGTCGCCGCTTCCGCTGAGGAGCTTACAGCAAGCTCGGAGCAGGCTGCTGAGATTTCCACGCATATGGCTCATGGCACACAGGAAGTTGCCCGCGGTTCTGTGCGACAAAACGATATGGTCCAGGAAGCGTTGGCTGCAATCGAGCAGTCATCCGCTGCAACCGAACAGATTGCCGCTGCCGCACAGATGGTTGCCGCTTCCGCCAAGGAAGTTAACAGCAAAGCGGGAGAGGGCAGTAAAGCCATGTCCAGGACAAAGACAGAAATGGAGCAAATTGCTGTTTCTACCGGCAAAATGACAGCCGTTGTAAAAGACCTCGCAAGCAATTCGCAGGCTATCGGGCAGATTGCCGATATGATCGGAGACATTGCCGACCAGACGAATCTTTTGGCGTTAAACGCTGCTATTGAGGCGGCTCGCGCCGGAGATCACGGGAGCGGGTTTGCTGTGGTGGCGGAAGAGGTGCGCAAGCTGGCCGAGCAGTCCAAAGAGGCAACCAAGAAGATAACATTGTTAATCCGGCAGATTCAGACCGGGACGGACAGCGTGGTTTTGTCTGCAAAAGAAAACTCCCGCCTGGTAGAAGGCGGAAGCATTGTTATCGCAAACGGCACTCAGGCTTTCCAGGATATCCGGGAGGGCATCGAGGGGATTGCGGAGCAAATAGCTGAGGTATCTCGTTCTGTGATGGAATTGGCGAAAGGAAACGAGGGTATGCTTGTTTCTGTCAGCGCAATCGGAGACGCAGCCAAAAAGGCCAGTGCGGCATGCCAGGAAATGGCTTCGGGCGCGGAGGAACAGGCGGCTTCTGCACAGGAAATCGCGGCATCTGCGGAAGCCCTGGCCAAGCTTGGGCAAGAAATGCAAAATGTTGTCGGTCAGTTTAGAGAATAG
- a CDS encoding helix-turn-helix transcriptional regulator, with protein MGKNLRIKAARAAKDMSQKDLAEAVGVARQTVNAIEKGDYNPSIKLCIAICKVLEKTLDQLFWEDDD; from the coding sequence ATGGGTAAAAACCTGCGGATAAAAGCTGCGCGAGCCGCAAAAGACATGTCCCAAAAAGACCTTGCGGAAGCCGTAGGGGTGGCCCGGCAAACAGTGAATGCAATTGAAAAGGGCGACTATAACCCCTCAATAAAACTTTGCATCGCTATCTGCAAGGTGCTTGAAAAAACGCTTGACCAGCTTTTTTGGGAGGATGATGACTAA
- a CDS encoding DUF1285 domain-containing protein: MTVQEMRVDRDGTWYWEGQEMTRMDIVQIFAGHLVRDANGGYRIVMNDQSHPVMVEDVPFVVQELDIQESGIGLLLKDGRRVPMPAGSVVLKEDVPYLSLFHGFDTKLSRHAWWQLHDYIKETEKGYELVIGTNIWPLIMDQTP, from the coding sequence ATGACAGTTCAGGAAATGCGTGTAGACAGGGACGGGACCTGGTATTGGGAAGGCCAGGAGATGACCAGGATGGACATTGTGCAAATATTTGCCGGGCACTTGGTCCGGGATGCCAATGGCGGCTACCGGATAGTCATGAATGACCAAAGCCATCCAGTGATGGTGGAGGACGTGCCGTTTGTTGTGCAGGAATTAGATATCCAGGAGAGCGGCATCGGTTTGCTTCTGAAAGACGGGCGGCGAGTTCCTATGCCAGCAGGCAGCGTGGTCTTAAAGGAAGATGTCCCGTATCTTTCCTTGTTCCACGGTTTTGACACCAAGCTCTCCCGCCATGCCTGGTGGCAGCTCCATGATTATATCAAAGAAACCGAAAAGGGATATGAACTGGTCATCGGAACAAACATCTGGCCGCTGATTATGGATCAAACCCCCTGA
- a CDS encoding AzlD domain-containing protein: MDKELIFLFFGMGLVTYLPRMLPMVVLSKIKMPELVLRWLRYIPPAVLAALLVPELLLNQGQWHFSFENHYLLAAVPTFAVAFYVRNLFLPVAAGMAAVVLFRFMQ, encoded by the coding sequence ATGGATAAAGAGCTGATTTTTTTGTTTTTCGGAATGGGATTGGTGACGTATCTTCCCAGGATGTTGCCGATGGTGGTATTAAGTAAGATAAAAATGCCGGAACTGGTCTTGCGCTGGCTAAGGTATATCCCTCCAGCGGTGCTGGCAGCCTTGTTAGTGCCGGAACTTTTGTTAAATCAAGGCCAATGGCATTTTTCTTTCGAAAACCATTACCTGCTGGCAGCGGTGCCTACCTTTGCGGTTGCTTTTTACGTTCGAAACCTGTTTCTGCCTGTGGCTGCAGGAATGGCGGCTGTGGTGCTGTTTCGTTTTATGCAATAA
- a CDS encoding AAA family ATPase, whose product MKIAVSGKGGVGKTTLAALLVELYAEDGQRVLAVDADPDANLGAALGFAQEELANLIPIAQHRELIKERTGAEPGASGQMFRLNPRVEDIPDKMVLTRGLIRFLQMGTVSKGGGGCACPESVLLKHLLRHLVISRGETLIVDMEAGLEHLGRGTAQGVDAFIVVVEPGQRSIQTARDVIRLGQDLGITRVFGVVNKVREGQEKRLEQELDWLPLLGMLPFDPAAGEADLEGKRLKEASPLLVAGVQEIKKRLEELLLI is encoded by the coding sequence ATTAAAATAGCTGTTTCCGGCAAGGGCGGAGTAGGAAAGACCACCTTAGCTGCCTTGCTGGTAGAGTTGTATGCCGAAGATGGCCAAAGGGTACTGGCGGTAGACGCAGATCCAGATGCCAACCTGGGAGCTGCGCTCGGTTTTGCCCAGGAAGAGCTTGCTAACCTGATTCCTATAGCCCAACACCGGGAACTGATCAAGGAACGAACCGGTGCTGAACCGGGAGCGAGCGGCCAAATGTTCCGGTTAAACCCCAGGGTTGAGGATATCCCGGATAAAATGGTCTTAACCCGGGGCTTAATCAGGTTTTTGCAGATGGGTACTGTCAGCAAGGGGGGCGGAGGCTGTGCCTGCCCGGAAAGTGTTTTATTAAAACATCTCCTGCGCCATCTTGTGATCAGCCGGGGAGAAACCCTGATCGTGGATATGGAGGCAGGGTTGGAACACCTGGGGCGGGGGACCGCCCAGGGGGTAGACGCCTTTATCGTGGTGGTGGAGCCCGGCCAACGCAGCATTCAGACAGCCCGGGACGTGATTCGCCTGGGCCAGGACCTGGGGATAACCAGGGTTTTCGGAGTTGTGAACAAAGTCCGGGAGGGGCAAGAGAAGCGGCTGGAACAGGAGCTTGATTGGCTGCCCCTGCTGGGCATGCTGCCCTTTGACCCTGCTGCCGGTGAGGCTGATCTGGAAGGAAAAAGGCTGAAAGAGGCAAGTCCCTTGCTGGTGGCAGGAGTGCAGGAGATCAAAAAGCGGCTGGAGGAACTGCTTTTAATATAG